A genome region from Hevea brasiliensis isolate MT/VB/25A 57/8 chromosome 9, ASM3005281v1, whole genome shotgun sequence includes the following:
- the LOC110652651 gene encoding uncharacterized protein LOC110652651 gives MEGLIPLVYKAIKKSRTRRQYECLSSNASLGYNPADFFINKAELNLNTASASTEKGNNAGRKLHRRFTSVEDLSVTAASPPRKQLLRFRSHRMFSCVTGQIAGCGFDQDFRRDTANQFGKP, from the exons ATGGAGGGTCTCATTCCTTTGGTGTATAAAGCAATAAAGAAGAGCAGAACCCGCAGGCAATACGAGTGTCTCTCTTCTAATGCTTCTCTTGGTTACAATCCAGcagatttttttattaataaagcagAGTTAAACCTGAACACTGCTTCTGCTTCAACAGAGAAAGGAAATAATGCAGGGAGAAAACTCCACAGGCGATTCACTTCTGTCGAAGATTTATCGGTTACTGCTGCTTCTCCTCCTCGGAAGCAGCTTCTGAGGTTCAGAAGCCATAGAATGTTTTCTTGTGTTACAG GTCAAATTGCTGGCTGTGGTTTTGATCAGGATTTCAGAAGGGATACTGCAAACCAGTTTGGCAAACcttaa